Proteins encoded by one window of Mariniplasma anaerobium:
- a CDS encoding 2-oxoacid:acceptor oxidoreductase family protein, with product MIRRIRIAGFGGQGVMLTGQLLAYAANEQGLYSVWVPTYGPETRGGTANCAVTISDKPIYSPIFKKADDLLVFNLPSLHKFQELITDDGNIFYNSSLIEEEVKQPFHLYGVPMNEIANKLGKPQVANMAMFGAYLKVNKIFKDEVIEDSLKHFLKGAKEALLPVNKEAMAMGAKYI from the coding sequence ATGATTAGAAGAATTAGAATTGCTGGTTTTGGTGGTCAAGGTGTTATGCTAACAGGACAATTATTGGCATATGCTGCAAATGAACAAGGTTTATATAGTGTATGGGTGCCTACTTATGGGCCTGAAACTAGAGGTGGCACAGCAAATTGTGCAGTAACCATTAGTGATAAACCTATTTACTCACCAATCTTTAAAAAAGCAGATGACTTACTAGTCTTTAATCTTCCATCTCTTCATAAGTTCCAAGAATTGATTACGGATGATGGAAACATATTTTATAATTCATCATTGATTGAAGAAGAAGTTAAACAACCTTTCCATTTATATGGTGTTCCAATGAATGAGATAGCTAATAAATTAGGAAAACCTCAAGTTGCTAATATGGCAATGTTTGGGGCTTACTTAAAGGTTAATAAAATATTTAAAGATGAAGTGATTGAAGATAGTTTAAAACATTTCTTAAAAGGTGCTAAAGAAGCACTTCTTCCAGTCAATAAAGAAGCAATGGCTATGGGAGCTAAATACATTTAA
- a CDS encoding thiamine pyrophosphate-dependent enzyme — protein sequence MIKYERSSGLTDKPTHYCPGCTHGILHKLVAEVLDELGVLDHTVGVASVGCSVFSYEYFNCDMQQAAHGRACAVATGIKRSLPDNIVFTYQGDGDLASIGIAETIHAANRGENFTVIYANNTTYGMTGGQMAPTTLLGQKTTTSQDGRIKSLHGVPIKMAEILSQVEGATYVERVMLTDVGNIRKAKKAIKKAFTYQIEGKGFSLIEVLSTCPVNWKMKPIDALNRIKEEMVPIFPLGVFKDVISHD from the coding sequence ATGATTAAATATGAGAGATCATCTGGTTTGACTGATAAACCTACGCATTATTGTCCTGGATGTACGCATGGTATTCTACATAAATTAGTTGCAGAAGTTTTAGATGAATTAGGTGTGCTTGATCATACAGTTGGTGTAGCATCAGTTGGATGTTCAGTTTTTAGTTATGAATATTTTAATTGTGATATGCAACAAGCTGCTCATGGTAGAGCATGTGCGGTTGCAACTGGTATAAAGAGATCTTTACCTGATAATATCGTATTTACATATCAAGGTGATGGAGATTTAGCATCTATTGGTATTGCTGAAACAATTCATGCAGCTAATAGAGGAGAAAACTTTACAGTTATTTATGCGAACAACACAACTTATGGTATGACTGGTGGTCAAATGGCCCCAACAACATTATTAGGACAAAAAACAACAACATCTCAAGATGGACGTATTAAATCTTTACATGGAGTCCCTATTAAAATGGCAGAAATTTTATCACAAGTTGAAGGGGCAACTTATGTAGAAAGAGTTATGCTTACCGATGTTGGAAATATTAGAAAAGCTAAAAAAGCAATTAAAAAAGCATTTACTTATCAAATTGAAGGCAAAGGTTTTTCTTTAATTGAAGTCTTATCAACTTGTCCAGTAAATTGGAAGATGAAACCAATTGATGCATTAAACCGTATCAAAGAAGAAATGGTTCCTATCTTTCCTTTAGGTGTTTTTAAGGATGTGATTAGTCATGATTAG